The sequence below is a genomic window from Gossypium hirsutum isolate 1008001.06 chromosome A11, Gossypium_hirsutum_v2.1, whole genome shotgun sequence.
TCTCCCCTTTTTCTTTTGACATGGCGAGCGAGAAGGAAAATCATGTTGTGAATGGTGAAGATGAGGAAGAAGAGGAGAAGATGGAGCAGTTTTTTGCGCTGTTAAGGAATTTTCGAGAGGCGCGTAATAGGCGAAAACATGAGCTGATACAAAGAGAGCAGGAAGAGAAaagtaagaagaagaagaaaaacaagacAAGTAAGTTGG
It includes:
- the LOC107923232 gene encoding protein NIM1-INTERACTING 1 — encoded protein: MASEKENHVVNGEDEEEEEKMEQFFALLRNFREARNRRKHELIQREQEEKSKKKKKNKTSKLGDDGEKSSWVPSFEWEDFTAEIEFRRPSIIFPPSFNNKQEEKKQEDDGLDLNLTLSPASS